In Deltaproteobacteria bacterium, the DNA window ATACCATAAAGCTCTCTAAAAAGCAAGATGCTTTTGTGCTGGCTTTTGGACATTTTTGAGAAAATCAGCTACCGGAGGTAGTCGTAACCCAGGTTTTAACCTGGGCTCAATAAGCCGAGGCGAAACCTTGGCTACGACCTTGTCATTGCGAGCACCCAGAGGGTGCGAAGCAATCTCATGGCCTAAGCATTGTAAAATTGTAGCAACTGTGTTTCATGTTGAGTTACGAGAGAGCCACAGGGAGCGATGGTGCATCATGGCGTTGAGGATGATCAAAAGTTTATGCATGCAAGCGGTGATAGCTACTTTAAAAGGTTTGCCTGCAAGGAGAAGTCTTTGGTAAAAGCTCCTGATGATGGGGTTGAAGCGTGTGGCGGCCATGGTGGCCATAAATAAAGCCGTGCGCACTTTTGCCCTCCCACCCCAGATGCGTCTTTTGCCTTTGAATTTTCCGCTGTCGCAGTTGAAGGGGGCAAGGCCCACCAGGGAAGATATCTTCTTATGGCTTAAGGTGCCAAGCTCAGGCAGCTCGGCCAAAAGGGTTAGGGAGAGGATGGGGCCTACCCCTGGCACACTCCTCATGATGGCCTCTTTCTCCCTCCAGATGGGACTTGCTTTGATGCGACTTTCGAGGTCTTTCTCCACCTCCTCTATGCGCTTCTTAAGCCAGCTTATATGCTTCATAATGTCTTTTCTCACCCGCTTCTCAAGACATGTTCCCAGCCGGTTTTTCTCGGAGATGAGCATCTCTACTAACTGGCTTCTCCTGGTAAGCAGGGCTTGGAGCTCCTGGCTCTGTTCATCCTTGAGGGGGCGAACCTCGGGCCTCATGACCTCACCAAAGCTGGCCAGCACAAAAGCGTCAATCTTGTCGGTCTTGGCCAGCCTGCCTGAGGCCTTGGCAAAATCCCTCACATGGCGAGGATTTACCCTCGCCACGGGAAGATTAGCCACACCCATGGCCCCTACCACCAGCATCTCATACCCACCGCTGGCCTCCAAAACCACCACCTCAGGGCTCATGGCCTTCAACCTCTCCACCAGATGTGCTATGCCTGCTTGGTCGTTGGAAACCCTCCAACTCTTCCCCTCTAAAGCCACTGCCACATCCAAAAAAGCCTTGGAAACATCTATGCCTACAAAATATCCCTTTTCC includes these proteins:
- a CDS encoding IS110 family transposase → MREKGYFVGIDVSKAFLDVAVALEGKSWRVSNDQAGIAHLVERLKAMSPEVVVLEASGGYEMLVVGAMGVANLPVARVNPRHVRDFAKASGRLAKTDKIDAFVLASFGEVMRPEVRPLKDEQSQELQALLTRRSQLVEMLISEKNRLGTCLEKRVRKDIMKHISWLKKRIEEVEKDLESRIKASPIWREKEAIMRSVPGVGPILSLTLLAELPELGTLSHKKISSLVGLAPFNCDSGKFKGKRRIWGGRAKVRTALFMATMAATRFNPIIRSFYQRLLLAGKPFKVAITACMHKLLIILNAMMHHRSLWLSRNST